One Glycine soja cultivar W05 chromosome 2, ASM419377v2, whole genome shotgun sequence genomic region harbors:
- the LOC114390946 gene encoding lectin DB58-like gives MATSNFSIVLSVSLAFFLVLLTKAHSTDTVSFTFNKFNPVQPNIMLQKDASISSSGVLQLTKVGSNGVPTSGSLGRALYAAPIQIWDSETGKVASWATSFKFNIFAPNKSNSADGLAFFLAPVGSQPQSDDGFLGLFNSPLKDKSLQTVAIEFDTFSNKKWDPANRHIGIDVNSIKSVKTASWGLSNGQVAEILVTYNAATSLLVASLIHPSKKTSYILSDTVNLKSNLPEWVSVGFSATTGLHEGSVETHDVISWSFASKLSDGSSNDALDLPSFVLNEAI, from the coding sequence ATGGCCACCTCCAACTTCTCTATTGTTCTCTCCGTCTCCCTAGCCTTCTTTTTGGTGCTACTTACCAAGGCACACTCGACCGATACCGTTTCTTTCACCTTCAACAAGTTCAACCCAGTCCAACCAAACATTATGCTCCAAAAAGATGCTAGTATTTCATCCTCTGGGGTGTTACAACTCACCAAAGTTGGCAGCAACGGCGTGCCCACCTCGGGATCTCTCGGTCGTGCCCTTTACGCTGCCCCAATCCAGATTTGGGACAGCGAAACCGGCAAGGTAGCCAGCTGGGCTACATCCTTTAAATTCAACATTTTCGCACCCAACAAATCAAACTCAGCTGACGGGCTTGCCTTCTTCTTGGCACCCGTCGGGTCTCAGCCCCAATCCGACGATGGATTTCTTGGTCTTTTCAACAGTCCCTTAAAGGACAAGTCTCTCCAAACCGTGGCGATTGAGTTCGATACTTTCTCGAACAAAAAATGGGATCCTGCAAACCGACACATCGGCATTGACGTGAACTCGATCAAGTCCGTCAAAACGGCATCGTGGGGGTTGTCCAATGGACAAGTGGCGGAGATTCTCGTTACCTATAATGCCGCCACGAGCCTCTTGGTTGCTTCTCTGATCCACccttcaaagaaaacaagttaCATCCTCTCTGACACAGTGAACTTGAAGAGTAATCTTCCCGAATGGGTGAGCGTTGGGTTCTCTGCCACCACCGGGTTGCATGAAGGCTCCGTTGAAACCCATGATGTGATTTCTTGGTCTTTTGCTTCCAAGTTGTCAGATGGTAGCAGCAATGATGCTTTGGATCTTCCAAGCTTTGTGCTCAATGAGGCCATCTAA